A single genomic interval of Helianthus annuus cultivar XRQ/B chromosome 13, HanXRQr2.0-SUNRISE, whole genome shotgun sequence harbors:
- the LOC110898245 gene encoding plant cysteine oxidase 2 — protein sequence MTTETKPSDQNPRVNAKVDGVSRRTKRKRRCRETNMTMVRSPPVMFPTLVRSPPVMFPLQRLYLSCLEVFKGVGTVPSPAGDLMLRGILDGLMPEDIGLSRNLRFLDHDNTVFYTMICQCENFLLYALLLPENAVIPLHDHPEMTVFSKLLVGKVHIKSYDLVNPDVIDNPPPSSQLKLACLKEDGIFTAPCKTSVLYPTSGGNIHAFTAITPCAILDVVGPPFSKEDGRDCTYYRDVSHAIPPNENMLKKEEEGKGYRWLEEIEIPLESLKMDRMEYLGPEIIEVSQ from the exons ATGACGACTGAGACGAAGCCGTCAGATCAAAACCCGAGGGTTAATGCTAAAGTTGACGGTGTTAGTAGGAGAACAAAGAGGAAAAGACGTTGCCGCGAAACCAACATGACCATGGTACGATCTCCTCCAGTCATGTTTCCGACCTTGGTACGATCTCCTCCAGTCATGTTTCCGTTGCAGAGGTTGTATCTATCGTGTTTAGAGGTGTTTAAAGGCGTTGGCACTGTTCCTTCACCTGCTGGTGACCTGATGCTCCGCGGTATTCTTG ATGGTCTGATGCCGGAGGATATCGGACTATCGAGGAATCTGCGATTCCTTGATCATGATAATACCGTATTTTACACCATGATATGTCAGTGCGAAAACTTTTTG TTGTATGCTCTCCTTTTACCGGAAAATGCAGTCATACCTCTCCATGACCATCCAGAAATGACTGTTTTCAGCAAACTTTTGGTTGGAAAAGTGCACATAAAATCATATGATTTGGTTAATCCTGATGTCATTGATAACCCTCCACCCTCATCTCAAT TGAAATTGGCATGTTTGAAAGAGGATGGTATCTTCACAGCCCCATGCAAGACTTCTGTACTGTATCCAACATCAGGAGGAAATATACATGCATTCACGGCTATAACACCATGTGCAATTCTTGATGTGGTTGGACCCCCTTTTTCTAAAGAAGATGGTCGAGATTGTACCTACTACAGAGATGTTTCACATGCCATTCCACCAA ATGAAAATATGTTGAAGAAAGAAGAGGAAGGAAAGGGTTATCGATGGTTAGAGGAGATTGAAATTCCGCTAGAGTCGCTGAAAATGGATCGAATGGAGTATCTTGGTCCTGAGATCATTGAGGTTAGTCAATAA